In Pongo abelii isolate AG06213 chromosome 5, NHGRI_mPonAbe1-v2.0_pri, whole genome shotgun sequence, a single genomic region encodes these proteins:
- the UBE2J1 gene encoding ubiquitin-conjugating enzyme E2 J1 — protein METRYNLKSPAVKRLMKEAAELKDPTDHYHAQPLEDNLFEWHFTVRGPPDSDFDGGVYHGRIVLPPEYPMKPPSIILLTANGRFEVGKKICLSISGHHPETWQPSWSIRTALLAIIGFMPTKGEGAIGSLDYTPEERRALAKKSQDFCCEGCGSAMKDVLLPLESGSDSSQADQEAKELARQISFKAEVNSSGKTISESDLNHSFSLTDLQDDIPTAFQGATASTSYGVQNSSAASFHQPTQPVAKNTSMSPRQRRAQQQSQRRLSASPDVIQGHQPRENHTDHGGSAVLIVILTLALAALIFRRIYLANEYIFDFEL, from the exons ATGGAGACCCGCTACAACCTGAAGAGTCCGG ctgTTAAACGTTTAATGAAAGAAGCGGCAGAATTGAAAGATCCAACAGATCATTACCATGCGCAGCCTTTAGAG GATAACCTTTTTGAATGGCACTTCACGGTTAGGGGGCCCCCAGACTCCgattttgatggaggagtttatCACGGGCGGATAGTACTGCCACCAGAGTATCCCATGAAACCACCAAGCATTATTCTCCTAACG GCTAATGGACGATTTGAAGTGGGCAAGAAAATCTGTTTGAGCATCTCAGGACATCATCCTGAAACTTGGCAGCCTTCGTGGAGTA taaggACAGCATTATTAGCCATCATTGGGTTTATGCCAACAAAAGGAGAGGGAGCCATAGGTTCTCTAGATTACACTCCTGAGGAAAGAAGAGCACTTGCCAAAAA ATCACAAGATTTCTGTTGTGAAGGATGTGGCTCTGCCATGAAGGATGTCCTGTTGCCTTTAGAATCTGGAAGCGATTCAAGCCAAGCTGACCAAGAAGCCAAAGAATTGGCTAGGCAAATAAGCTTTAAG GCAGAAGTCAATTCATCTGGAAAGACTATCTCTGAGTCAGACTTAAACCACTCTTTTTCACTAACTGATTTACAAGATGATATACCTACAGCATTCCAGGGTGCTACGGCCAGTACATCG TATGGAGTCCAGAATTCCTCAGCAGCATCCTTTCATCAACCTACCCAACCTGTAGCTAAGAATACCTCCATGAGCCCTCGACAGCGCCGGGCCCAGCAGCAGAGTCAGAGAAGGTTGTCTGCTTCACCAGATGTAATCCAGGGCCACCAGCCAAGAGAAAACCACACTGATCATGGTGGATCAGCTGTACTGATTGTCATCCTGACTTTGGCATTGGCAGCTCTTATATTCCGACGAATATATCTGGCCAATGAATACATATTTGACTTTGAGTTATAA